The genomic segment CTCATTATTCAAGGGGGGACGATTTTATACTTTTTAGCTCTCAATTAATATCTTTAAATTGTTTtatgacttgagcgtcggagtatTTATGTCGGGCAAACCTCGGCGCTTCTAACGTTGTTTGTGACGCAGGTGACAACCCACAAAGATTTCTCTCCACAGCAACTTGGACTTTTTTACGAGCTAGCTAGAATATCTTTCTACGATTACTTGATTTCGTTTACGAACATACAgagtaattcaaataatcacAATTTTTAGTAACATCAGCTTGGTCTGCTCGCAGGAAGAATGGAGGTCGGAACCAACAAATCCATCATGGATTTTTCAAGTATAAATTGATTTTCGACAGAAAAGATTTGTGAAGATAAACCAACAATATCTGAGAGAATCGTGCAGAATAGGTGTGTGGAACGATTTGTTAGAGATGTGAAGTGATTTTGATAGAGAAATATTTTTGAGGTGAAACAAAACGGAAAAAAGGTCAATAAAAACTTGATGTCCGCATGAGCAGTTTTTATGAGCATCtcacatttaataaaatagtagagAGTTTAAAGATATATCACGATCTTATTACCATTATTATCAAAAATTCCACATGAACTAAGACTCTATTTCTATAAATAACAAGCTCGTAAGCCTCATTGTACATCACTGATTATGCAAAATACCATGAtttccttctttctttttttctattCCTTAACTTAGATGAGTGTCGGAATGACTTAGCTTTTACGTGGAATCCCCCTCGTccttttttctctctttttaatACCAAATCCTTTTTCTTTCTTAGATAGATTTAGATCGAGTGGGCTATTCAAATCTGTTATATTAGGAAGAAGCAGTTTGTTGCCTCATCGCTCTGAGTATCTGCGAAAGGTGATATTTTTGGCAGAATTATCTATCCTTAAAAGACAAATAAACCATCTTAAGGCCAAACATGAATCGGCATATAATACTCTATTGATCAAAGCCGCCGTAATTCTTCCCCAGAAGCAAAAGAGATTCATAAACCTTGTTGGGATCAGCCAAAGACTTGGAAACACTCTCCTTCTCCATGCACCTTTTGGCCCACGCAATCAGTTTGGGGCAGTGATCTCCAAAgctaaaattgccaaaaaccTCGTACGCATGGAACCAGCTACAAAATGTGATCAAGGCTATATCGAGAAACCCAAAGTTATCACCGCCAAAGTAAGCATCATCGCCCAACTCAACTTCGACCAACTTCAAGGCATCCATCATGTCTTTCTTGGCTGTTTCTCGATCTTCCCCTTTTGTTGACCATATTCTTCTTCCAGCATCATATACCTCAAAAATATAACAAGGCATATAACCATGATAAATGTACATCTCAGAATGTCGAGTTCATGCCCATGCTCTCTTGTAAGACAACTTCGTCAAGTTGCTTGAGCATGATCAGGATATTCATTGAACGAAGCTATATACATAACTCCATGGTCTATTGTGTGTTTTTCACCCCAAACAGAGTGGTGCGAAGCATGAGGTAAATCTAAAGAACCATtctgattttttgttttaatgcaAAAACACCATTTACCCCACAAAAAATCAATTAGCTTAAAATCCCGTGTTAATTCTTAAATCTTGAACACTTTGGTGTTACATTGGGATGGAGTTGTATGTTTAATTGAAGGGATGAATTTCAAGTGAACTTTTTGTATATCTAACAGAGCCTGCCCAGATCCTAGCTTTTTGGCCCCGAAATAAGAATCTAAACTAGCCCAAAGGGGGTGAGTTTCAGCCAaatgatatataaaattaacCTAGCTCCGAGTTGGCATAAGgatcaaatgataaacataccTTTTTGTCAATGAAATCAGCCCAGAACCTAGCTTTGGCTCTGGCATAAGGATCTGAAGGTAAAAACGCCGGAGACTTATCCTTCCATACTTCATCAATATACTGAACAATAACGAGCGATTCACAAATGGGTTTCCCATCATGAATCAAAACCGGAATTTTCTTGTGAACCGGGTTCATCTCCAACAAAAGTGGACTCTTGTCGGCTAAGTTCTCCTCTTTGCGCTCATACTGAATACCCTTTTCAGCTAATGCAAGCCTAGCCCTCATGCCAAACATACTGCACTCGACGTCCAGCAGGATCACCCGATTCGCCATTTATTTTTACTTATTATTCGGGATATGGGAGATTTTGTCCATGAGGGAGGAGGAGGATTCAATCTTTAAAGAGTGATGGGGTcttaggtaaaaaaaaaaaaaaaaaacaccaatAGATTTAATTGGGATTCGGTCCATTGAGTCCAAAAAAATGTTATGATTCAAACGCCATATCAGAAAATAACTATATGAAATATGATAATTTATAAGTTATGGCCTTGATATGGTAGGTCACAAAAATCGTTCTATGAACTCATCATTTAGAGACATATTACATGTAGAGAGCTGATATGTAAGCTACAGATAATGAGATGAATTTTAGTTTAAAATCTATGTGTTATGTTTTGTTATGAAgctaaatttcgaattttattcAACTTATGCCTTAATATGTGTTGCGACATGTTTGGTGACATACTTTTCTAAAATTTcgaataatatatgtattgttcATGTGTGATCCTCACTTTTTAAGTGATGACTATATCACACACCTCTTACTCTATCATCCACATATAAGTCCGAAGAACAAATTGAAGACGAGTAACAAGAGATTTTTTTGGGGTTGGTGATAGAGATGATCCTTGGAGTTTAATTTAATTAGGGCTCtttataagtttttattttaattcaatttgtAATACGCttccacaaatttatttatgttttaaaatttttacgtTTTGAAGACaatgtttacgatttatatATTAGTTGACTAAACTTTTATATAAAAGACTTCATGTTTTCAATCATGTGGTTGTCAATCATGTAGTTGTTAAATAATACGAGACGTGACACaatgaatattttatctatTGCTTATTCGTGAGTTCCTTTGCACTAGCAGTTGCAAATGTTTCTCGAAGAATTTCACCACATGTTCGATTGGAAATCGGTCTGCAAAAGTTTGATTTGACCAAACTCCGGAACACTAATCAGAAAAGCTTGGATAAAAAGGAAGCTTTTTTCGCATCATCTGCGTAGGTTGTTGCGCAGCTCGATTAATGAAGATGTAAACGAAATCTATACTGCATTTTATATTTAACTTCTCAAAGTCGATTTTGTGTgcacaagaaattaataaatagAGGAAGCTCATTGAGTTGGGTACTAAGTGGGAAGATGAAAGGTCACCTATCCTATATCAGCatcaacaaaatattatttatatgaattttcaagACATGCGTTAAGCTTTGTGTGCAACCAAATTGCATCCGTACATGAAACGCTTCGTCTCCATTCATGTCAGCGTTCTTTCACGAGGGATGGGtttcatgttaaatatttgGACCAGCAGGGGTCGCCATCTCTTCACGTAAAaggataataaaatataatgcaAATGTTTTCTGTAAAACCTGTATTTCGTCTCCTTCGAATATGAAAATTCCCCCATCTAAATGTATTTGGTATTAATGACAATTGCGACGACATGCATACATGCGTTATTTCTGGGTGACCTCTCAGAGGATGTTCCTTTGCGCCAGATATGGCATATTGTTGTGAATGATACGAGGCGACCCGCCAATCGAAATGGGTAGTTTAAAACTGCGTCGCCTATTCTGTTTCCTGCTACGCAAAGACCAGTTTCATTTGCCACACATAATTCTCAGTTCACGTTTCGCTTGTTGGAGATTGAATGCGCTCATTCCTTGGAGTTCGCGACTTCGTAACTTTCTTTATCTGCTTTCCAGATTTACTCGTTTACATTCTCCAAAATCATTAACTGTTTCCAATTCCAATtcgtatgatttttttttgtccaAAATGGTGTGTCGTAAGAAGGAACAGATGATATTTTACAGAATTAGGAGGTTGAGACAAGTAAAGAGATGATCTATATAATTTTGATGCATGATGTGTTTGAGCATCGTGAATGAGTTGAAAAAATTAGTACAAAGAGGGAAGATTTATGAAGAGAGACTGTGAAGCACAAACGAAGTGTGTGGCAGAAATTGGTCTTGACGGGATTTGGTTTCGAATTCTTATCTCCAAATACTCATCCTCAATTTTGTGCCACTCCTGTGAACCTCACCCAATTTGTCTTCATCATCAATATTATATAAGATTCTCGTGAATTTTATACAATAATTATTCATCGGTGTTTTCCTTGGTTCTTCTCTTTCAAGCTTATCCAGTACTACGGTACTAGAGTTCCCTTATTTGGTTTCCTTGCAGTCACTCATCTCATTACTGTGCAGTCACTCATCTCATTACTGTTGAGTCTCAAGGTTTGTTTCTGCTAATCTTTGCTCCTCcgtttctctcttctttcatTTACAGAATGTTTCTATTTCGACTTGTGGGTTTTTGGTGAAATGGTTCTTTCTTGGAAGTGAAGAGTGTTATGTTTTTGTTTAAGTTCTGGTTTTGGGCTTTATTACTTCAAGAATTTGATTCTTATCGGATTAAGTTATTTATCTCATGTGAACATTGAGCTTGG from the Primulina huaijiensis isolate GDHJ02 unplaced genomic scaffold, ASM1229523v2 scaffold25037, whole genome shotgun sequence genome contains:
- the LOC140967385 gene encoding probable glutathione S-transferase parC — translated: MANRVILLDVECSMFGMRARLALAEKGIQYERKEENLADKSPLLLEMNPVHKKIPVLIHDGKPICESLVIVQYIDEVWKDKSPAFLPSDPYARAKARFWADFIDKKVYDAGRRIWSTKGEDRETAKKDMMDALKLVEVELGDDAYFGGDNFGFLDIALITFCSWFHAYEVFGNFSFGDHCPKLIAWAKRCMEKESVSKSLADPNKVYESLLLLGKNYGGFDQ